A part of Populus alba chromosome 8, ASM523922v2, whole genome shotgun sequence genomic DNA contains:
- the LOC118032837 gene encoding translocase of chloroplast 159, chloroplastic, with the protein MSELEQRLAFSCPSGTEVSHDHSLKIDEKITADSDEEADTVQEQMGKELVDSPPAARVSHDYLNQLIIADPDEEADIVKEKNREESFDSPPGRIDEQDIAAAGVSHDYSNQQIIADPDEEADIVAEKSREESFNSPLRRIDEQIIAAAGASHDYSNQQITADLDEEAGMVKEKSREELFDSPAGRIDQQIIAAAGVSCDFSNQQITADPDEETDIVKEKSREESFDSPSGRFDEQIVADADEEGKIVTEKMGNEFFDSPSWADISHDRSRRTNEQIITDSDEDADIVEEQMGRELADMVKEQMEKELFDSLSGLEVSHDHSQSIHEQIIEDSDEEADSINEQIGEELFDASSGRIDGQVITDSDEEGDMDTEQIGNDLLESDALAALLKAASSAGMDGGRVAITSADGSRVFSLERLVGSDSPFRIVRPAPLSETVEDVPKNDLNEEDKKVIEKIQQIAVKFLRLVQRLGQSPEDSIVAQVLHRLVVATRAHVNQEFSLENAEKMAMQLEAEGKDDLDFSLSILVLGKTGVGKSATINSIFGEKKVEINAFEPATTMLKEVVGIVDGVKIRIIDTPGLRSSVKEEAINRKILASIKTSINKFPPDVILYTDRLDTHSLDLNDLPMLRLLTKSLTSSIWKNSVVTLTHATSPPPDGPSGSPLSFEMFVGQRSHAIQQAISQAVGDLRLIHPRMMHPVSLVENHPLCQKNENSEHILPNGQSWRPQLLLLCYSLKILSEASSIAKPRDPFDHKKPFGFRLRSLPLPHLVSSLLQSRPHPKLTADQGGDDVDSDIDLVDLSDSDEEIEDEYDQLPPFKPLKKSHVAKLTKEQRKAYLEEYDYRVKLLQKKQWREEVKMLKGMKKKGKDGYDGIGEDVDQEDVGPATVPVAMPDFVLPPSFDSDNPSYRYRALEPTSQFLVRPVLDSHGWDHDCGYDGVSLERNLAVAGQFPGAFAVQITKDKKDFNIHLDSSVCAKHGENGSTMAGFDIQNVGRQLAYILRSETKFKNFKMNKTSAGISFTVLGENVATGIKIEDQIAVAKRLALVGAAGAVRSGGDTAYGANFEVCLNSKDFPIEKDRSTLGLSLMKWRGDLGLMANLQSQFSIGRNSKMAVRVGMNNKRSGQITIKTSSSEMQVALIAIVPIVTSLLRSIYNGYAASNSHALDY; encoded by the coding sequence ATGAGTGAATTGGAGCAAAGATTAGCGTTCTCTTGTCCTTCAGGGACTGAGGTTTCTCATGATCATTCACTGAAAATTGACGAGAAGATTACTGCAGACTCAGATGAAGAAGCAGACACAGTTCAGGAGCAAATGGGAAAGGAATTAGTTGATTCTCCTCCAGCTGCCAGGGTATCTCATGATTATTTAAACCAGCTGATTATTGCAGATCCAGATGAAGAAGCAGACATAGTTAAGgagaaaaacagagaggaaTCATTTGATTCTCCTCCAGGGAGAATTGACGAGCAGGATATTGCAGCTGCTGGGGTATCTCATGATTATTCAAACCAGCAGATTATTGCAGATCCGGATGAAGAAGCAGACATAGTCGCTGAGAAAAGCAGAGAGGAATCATTTAATTCTCCTTTAAGGAGAATAGACGAGCAGATTATTGCAGCTGCTGGGGCATCTCATGATTATTCAAACCAGCAGATTACTGCAGATCTAGATGAAGAAGCGGGCatggttaaggagaaaagcagAGAGGAATTATTTGATTCTCCTGCAGGGAGAATTGACCAGCAGATTATTGCAGCTGCTGGGGTATCTTGTGATTTTTCAAACCAGCAGATTACTGCAGATCCAGATGAAGAAACGGACATAGTTAAGGAGAAAAGCAGAGAGGAATCATTTGATTCTCCTTCAGGGAGATTTGACGAGCAGATTGTTGCAGATGCAGatgaagaaggaaaaatagTTACAGAAAAAATgggaaatgaattttttgaTTCTCCTTCATGGGCTGATATTTCTCATGATCGTTCACGTAGAACTAATGAGCAAATCATAACCGACTCAGATGAGGATGCAGACATAGTTGAGGAGCAAATGGGAAGGGAATTAGCAGACATGGTTAAAGAGCAAATGGAAAAGGAACTATTTGATTCTCTTTCAGGATTGGAGGTTTCCCATGATCATTCACAGAGTATTCATGAGCAGATTATTGAAGACTCAGATGAAGAAGCGGATTCTATCAATGAACAAATTGGAGAGGAATTGTTTGATGCTTCTTCAGGTAGAATTGATGGCCAGGTTATTACAGACTCGGATGAAGAAGGAGACATGGACACAGAGCAAATAGGAAATGACTTGTTAGAGTCAGATGCATTGGCTGCTCTTTTGAAAGCAGCAAGTAGTGCTGGTATGGATGGAGGCAGAGTTGCAATAACCTCTGCTGATGGTTCCAGGGTATTTTCTCTAGAACGTCTTGTTGGTTCAGATTCCCCATTTCGAATTGTGAGACCTGCTCCGCTGTCTGAAACAGTCGAGGATGTACCAAAGAATGATTTGAATGAAGAAGATAAGAAGGTGATTGAGAAGATACAGCAAATTGCAGTGAAGTTCTTGAGGCTTGTCCAGCGACTTGGACAATCTCCTGAAGATTCCATAGTTGCACAGGTGTTACACAGGCTGGTCGTGGCTACAAGGGCACATGTTAATCAAGAGTTCagccttgaaaatgctgagaaaATGGCCATGCAGCTTGAAGCAGAGGGGAAAGATGATTTAGATTTCTCTTTGAGCATTTTGGTTCTTGGGAAAACTGGAGTGGGAAAGAGTGCGACCATTAATTCTATTTTTGGTGAGAAGAAAGTTGAGATCAATGCATTTGAGCCTGCCACAACTATGTTGAAGGAAGTTGTTGGAATCGTAGATGGAGTTAAAATCCGAATCATTGACACACCAGGTCTCAGGTCCTCTGTGAAGGAAGAAGCTATCAACCGGAAAATACTAGCATCTATAAAAACCTCAATAAACAAGTTCCCTCCAGATGTTATCCTATATACTGATCGGCTAGATACCCACTCACTAGATCTCAATGATTTACCGATGTTAAGATTGCTTACTAAATCTCTCACTTCATCAATATGGAAAAATTCTGTTGTCACTCTGACTCATGCCACTTCTCCTCCTCCTGATGGACCATCCGGGTCTCCCCTAagttttgagatgtttgttgGTCAACGATCGCATGCTATTCAGCAAGCCATCAGCCAAGCGGTTGGTGATCTGCGTCTGATACATCCAAGAATGATGCATCCAGTGTCACTTGTTGAGAACCATCCACTGTGTCAGAAGAATGAAAACAGTGAACATATCCTTCCAAATGGACAAAGTTGGAGACCACAATTATTACTGCTATGTTATTCATTAAAGATTTTATCGGAAGCAAGTTCTATAGCCAAGCCTCGAGATCCTTTTGATCACAAGAAGCCTTTTGGTTTCCGTCTCCGCTCTTTACCTTTACCCCACCTGGTGTCTTCTCTATTGCAGTCTCGCCCTCATCCTAAACTCACTGCTGATCAGGGAGGAGACGACGTTGACTCTGATATTGACTTGGTGGATCTATCAGATTCTGATGAAGAAATTGAGGATGAATATGACCAGCTTCCACCATTCAAGCCTTTGAAGAAATCTCATGTTGCGAAGCTCACAAAAGAACAAAGGAAAGCTTATTTGGAGGAGTACGATTATCGGGTGAAACTCCTTCAAAAGAAGCAGTGGCGAGAAGAGGTGAAAATGTTGAAGGGGATGAAGAAGAAAGGCAAAGATGGTTATGATGGCATTGGTGAAGATGTGGACCAGGAAGATGTCGGTCCTGCCACTGTTCCGGTTGCTATGCCTGACTTTGTTCTCCCACCCTCCTTTGACAGTGACAATCCTTCTTACAGGTATCGAGCATTGGAGCCCACTTCTCAGTTTCTTGTGAGGCCAGTTCTGGACTCCCATGGGTGGGATCATGATTGTGGGTATGATGGTGTTAGCCTTGAAAGAAATCTTGCTGTTGCGGGTCAGTTTCCAGGTGCATTTGCAGTTCAAATCACAAAAGACAAGAAAGACTTTAATATCCACTTAGATTCTTCAGTTTGTGCCAAGCATGGAGAAAATGGATCAACGATGGCAGGATTTGATATTCAGAATGTTGGAAGGCAGCTTGCCTACATCCTGAGAAGTGAaaccaaattcaaaaatttcaagatgaacAAAACATCAGCTGGAATATCCTTCACTGTGTTGGGTGAGAATGTAGCCACTGGAATCAAAATTGAGGATCAGATTGCTGTTGCAAAGCGCTTGGCTTTGGTAGGAGCTGCTGGTGCTGTGAGATCTGGAGGCGATACAGCATATGGAGCCAACTTTGAAGTGTGTCTCAATAGTAAGGATTTCCCTATAGAGAAGGATCGATCCACATTAGGTTTGTCCTTGATGAAGTGGAGGGGTGATTTGGGTCTGATGGCCAACTTGCAGTCTCAGTTCTCCATTGGTCGGAATTCCAAAATGGCTGTTCGTGTCGGAATGAACAATAAGCGAAGTGGGCAGATCACCATCAAGACAAGCAGCTCAGAAATGCAAGTTGCCCTCATCGCTATTGTTCCAATCGTAACATCCCTCTTGAGGAGTATCTATAATGGTTATGCTGCAAGCAACTCACACGCATTAGACTACTAG